The following DNA comes from Oncorhynchus masou masou isolate Uvic2021 chromosome 21, UVic_Omas_1.1, whole genome shotgun sequence.
GTTAAAGTCTCTGCCAGTCTCCCTTAACGTGCGCGGCTTCATGTGCCAGAAGCCCGAAACTGTCCGGGGCATGGTAATCAGAGAGCTCAACACCGAGCTTATCCAGTGCCCTCGCAGCACCACGGCTGCCCTGCTGCCCACCCACTTGCCCCCCACCTCGCCAGGCCTCACCACCcgcttccctccctcctccacaggcTACCCCTCAGAcacagagtctctctctcccccaaccagGCTCCCCTTCTCACCCACACataacccccctctcctcccctcctccccttccagagatggggaacagaggactaaCCTGCCGCCCCTGGACCCTGAGCGGGAGACCCTGCAGATCAAGTTCACCATACTCAATGGTTCAGCCATCCACGTCAGCTGGGTGGCCTCCTTTCCTGTCACAGCCTACAAGGTCACCTGGGCTAAGATGGGTCCCAGCCTGTCGGGAGACACAGTGagggagaggatggtgggagGGGAGCACCGGGGCATACGTTTGGTCAACCTCAAGCCTAAGTCCACCTACCGGATCTGTGTCATCCCATTGGACGCGTTCAATAACTACCGGCCCAAGGATGATACAGTGTGTTCAGAGGCTGTGACTAAGCCGGTCTCCTATGGCCAAGGTAATAATACAGGGCTACCGGGGCCGGAGCAGGCCACCCAGCAGGACCCCAGTACTCCCTTTCTTCTGGCTGGTCTCATCGGAGGGGCCGTGATCGTAGTTCTGGTGCTTCTCCTTAGCATATTCTGCTGGCACATGCACAAGAAGGGTCGGTCGTCCTCGGCCAAGTGGAAATACAATAAGGGCAGGAGAAAAGACGACTACTGCGAGGCAGGAACCAAAAAGGATAACTCTATACTGGAAATGACTGAGACCAGCTTCCAGATAGCGTCCCTGAACAACGAGCAGCTCCTCAAGGGAGACTACCGCATACAGCCCATTTATACCCCTAATGGGGGCATTGGCTTCAGAGACTGCCCTCTGGGAAGCAATAGCACAGTATACTGCAAGAACAATGTTCAAGCAGACGCAGACTTTTGCCGTACATGATGGTTTTGCATAGCAGAGTGTTATAGAACCCCCTTTGTATTAACAAATACACTTaactacatacagtacactgaaaAGTATATTTCAAAGACCTCTGTGTCTGCAATGTAATTTATACACCGGCTGGGCTATAATGTTGAATTCAGCTAACTTTTATATTCCCTTAGTAAAAAATGCTAATTGATTTATAAGTTATTTATTTCTCAAAGTTGTGTAACTCGGTTCTGTGCAGACAGTTCTTTACAATCAGAGCTTTCTCTCATCATCTTATATTTTGAGCTCCATAAAGATTGGTCCATGTGGAAGTCATATGATAGTCAGACAGTCTACTCATTCCTATAAAAATAGCCTAGCCAGTAATGAGTCTAACATGCACAATGTCCATAACAGATATAGCTACATCCTATGTTTTGGCAATGGAAATTAAAACAAAAAGGGTTTATGTCATAGACTTGATTTGGCAACTCAATGTGACAGAGAGAACCAACCATTCAGGAAATGAGCTTTGGGGATAAATATTTTCTCACAGTAAGGATttgagagagaatgggagaaagtTTAGGAAGGAGGGGGGaacaggagggaaagagagagggaaagagggagagaatctGTTCATTCAAATGCACCACAAGAGGGCAGAATTTGTCATTATTGTCAATGATTCATTCATGATTCTTGATCTTTTTATTTGCTTGGACATTGCTGAGTATTGAATAGTAGTTCTCCCTATGTAAGTAATATTGCAGTGAGTGTCTCTCTTTCATCACCTCATCTACATAACAAAGACACATTTCTATGAACACAGTTTTGAGAAGTGTTGGTCAAATGGCTGCATGGATTCCAGGGCTGGTAGACATAAAGTGTCTCAGATTAgatgtgctgatctaggatcatgtCCCCCTCTGTCATCTTATACAAAATTGGAtacactgatcctagatcagcactcctattctgAGATGCTTGATACCTGCGGCATCTGATTCAAGTATTTATTTCAGTAACAACACATGGTTATGTTGGCCAGTGGTCATTCACCACAACTTGGAAATACTGTTCATGAAATGGTAGTAGGCTACTGTAGTTATGGAGTTTGTTGAACCTTTTGATtgtttcccaagctgtttaaaaaacAGCTTGACTCAGCAAATCATGCACAGGTCATAAGTTTGCATCTTATTgctttccaaaaatgaaaattaaAGCATAAGGAAGCTGTACATGGTATAGTTGAGAATGAAAGGTCAACAAGCACATCTGTCAAGATAGTTGGACATGAAGCAACTATTTGAGTTTATGTTCAGCAAAAAAAACATGTTATGGTAATATATTATATGTGCCTTGAAATGATCAGCTCATAATGTAAGGTCTTTTGAATCCATGTGTTTTCTGCACAAAAGTGTAAAATGTAAATACATTCAATTGACATTGAAATGTTGTTGGGAAAAAATTGATTGCCTCgtatttgattatttatttgtatCTTGTTGCTTTATCAGTCTTATCGCATCTCTTTATCACTTAAGAAATGTTTTATCCGTGATGCTACGGTCTCCTCTGGGAGAAATACACAAATTATGTAGAGAGTCTGTATCATCGATTCTTTGAGTTATTTTCTTCCAAAATGTGTCCTCAGCTCTCACAAAAGTCGGGCCCTAATTTGAAAGGGACAAGTGTAGGCTGgataataaatgtaaaaaaaaaaaaaaaaagtcaaacaCTGAATGGTATCCTTGAGAACAAATTCTGAGATGACGACACTGCAATTTGTTTGTCACAAAATGTATTGTGTCCCATATCAAATTGCTTGTCTCGGGAATGTGGAACATTGAGGGAAGGCTTTAATCTCTCCAACATTCCAAAATGATATAGATTACTGTAGTAAGTTGCATCCCTCATCCTCAGACATTTTGTCAACCTCTGACattccatttcatgaagcttctaTTCTAGCATCTATTTTTAACCAGTCTCTAGTCTAGTGAAAGGTCATTTATACTTTAGCCAAACTCTGCCCGCACTGAAGATCAGACAGACTTGTAGTCCACTTTGGCTCTCTGCCACCTTTTCTACTGATGGCTGCAATTACATGATCCGGTACCGATCCAGGTCATGGTTTGATTGTTTTCCTCATTAGTCTTGAGCTGTGAGTCTTTGTGTGTGTCgcacatggggatgtgtgaaatgtactcctcagcctgaagtgtcacTTCTTGCGCCAGCGAATAGCTAGCTTTTCACGAGGCGCCGACTGGTAAAATGCTTCAGGAGAGCGGTCATGTGTGTTAGCAAGGCAGAGGTCCTGAGTTTGCGTCAGGTATGGGCTGAATCTGGAAGAATTGGTACTCGCTAAGCAATCAGCATGACGTCCTTTACATGTGtacacagtatactgtagtgtgtgtgtacacacatatTCTCCCGCGATTCCTCTTGAGAGCAGAGGAAGGAATTAGGTGTATAAACAGTAGACCTATCTAAATTATCTCTAACCTATGTTCCTGGTGTAGACAGTAATTAGCCTCTAAATTCACACTTCCGTCTACTTCAGTTGTGTAGGCATCtataaaagtaaataaataaatgctccCTCTCTGGGGAGATCAGTGTCTGTGAGTGAGATACTTTCATATTGAGGACAGATTTGAAGGTAGTGTACTCATACTATATGTGTGGTACTTTGTCCAGGTCTTCTACGGGCCCAGTGTGGAGGAGTTTTACATCCCCTTTATAAAAATAGCAAAAAAGTTCAAATGATTGAGTGACATGTTGGCACACACTCTGTATCTCCGCTGCACAGCTGTAGGCACCCCAGCCATTTTGAAATCTCTGCAGTGATTTGCACACTAAGGAGGTAAATATCTTCCACTGAACAGTCCCTCTTCCAAGGGAACTTATCACAATGTATGTTCAATCAATCCCGTCTTCCTCCTCCATTCCTTTGCATCTTTTCTTTACCAATTGTGAGGGAAATGTCAACGCACTGTCAACTATGTTCTGTCTCACCGTGCAGTGACCTTCTGGTACTAAGACAGTGTTtgtatccaaaatggcaccctatttcctacatagtacatactgttgaccagagtcctacagTAGTgcgttatatagggaatagggagtctGTTGGGATGCAACCTCAGTGTCACCCGTGTGATGTCCCACCCTCAGTTTTACAGTGGCCTGGCTATTAGTTGCCTGGCCAGCACAGTTACTGTAATTGTTCAGGGTTGACCATGGACAACCAAGGACATGATCACTTAAAATACAGAGTTGATAGGCACAAATTCCAAGATTAAACTTCAATGTGCTATTCCAATGTGCTAGTATTTACTTGTATTTTAGATATTTTTTCTGTGGTTATGGTAgtagaaatatagaaatatataaaGTATATCACATTGGAATGCTACTTAAATTATATACAACCAACTAAACAGATAAGTGTTTTACTCATACCAAGTAATATGATCCATTTGCAATCTCAATTATTTTCATTAGAATAGTAGTCAAATTGTCCTAGAGTTTGAAGCGTGCGTATAAGCCAATTTATTTGGCGAGACAGCTGTAcatggctgcatctcactgtagcgGGCTGTAGGCTATGTTCAGGTTATTTGGATCTACATTCGCCTTATATTTGCTGTGATTGTTTACCATTAATGTAACTAGCCTAAATATAGATTGTGTCATGCCTTTATCAATATTATATTTTGTTTACTCGGCCTACTACTTGGTACCAGTGTTTTGTTCTGTTCACGTTTGCAGTTGCGTCGGTATTCTAAGCTAAACTGCTATTCAGTATTTTTGTTTGCGTGCATGAATAACTAGGCTGCTACTTTCAGCATTTAGTTGCCATTATTTTGGCAAAACAGCCGTGTGTATGGCTGCATTCACATATCTGTTTTGTAGCCTATATTCAATACCAAAACAGCCTTGCTCTAGTATGTAGGGTGCTGTCCATTGTAGTGATACAGCGCAACGGCGATAGGCTACAGATTTCACTCTAAAACGTTCACTTTCAAAGCACTCAATCAATGGTCTCGGAGTCTCAGCATTTGAACTTTGTTTATTGTGTGATATAAgcagaattcaatataattccaatgcAAGAAACTCCCAAAAGTGTAACCCCTCACTGACACATGTCCTTGATTAGTCCCCGGTATTGCTTGCTTAGGTTTGTTTATGGTCTGAACGTTATCATATCATTCAATGAAAATCTAAGGACTAGTTTCTGGAACAACAGAAGCTCAGACAGTGCATGCAGTGGCTGTGCTGCATGGTCCTCATTCTTCAGTCATAAATGCCTGGGAGCAACTATCAGTTGAGGTTTTACATGAGGTTTTATATTCTCCATATCCATGGTATAATTATAATTGATCCActgtattcttttttttttaatcacagAGCATGCAATCATGTTTGCTATGCTTACAGAGTACGCTTAGAGGGAGTGTTTTTAAGGACCATTGCTTTAAGTTTTAAgatgcattttctgtttgttAGTCACACGACAGATTGACGAGGACAAGTGGACTCTACTGTTTTTATGAAAATAATCTAGACCGCAATCGTATCATTTTACTTGGTATGAGTAAAATACTTCTCTGTTTCGTTGGTTGTATATTGTATACCACCATTGTATATGCTATATTTtctatatttctgtatttctatTACCACAAACACAGAACAAATATCTAAAATACAGGTGAATACTAGCACATTGGAATAGCACATTTAATTTGAATCTTGGACTAGCCTGTCGACTCTATATTTTAAGTGATCATGTCATTGGTTGTCCATTGTCATCCCTGAACAATTACAGTAACTGTGCTGGCCAGTCAACTAATAGCCAGGCCACTGTAAAACTGAGGGTGGGACATCACACGGGTGACACTGAGGTTGCATCCCAACagactccctattccctatataacgcACTACTGTAGGACGCTGGTCAACAGTATctactatgtaggaaatagggtgccattttggatacaAACACTGTCTTAGTACCAGAAGGTCACTGCCCGGTGAGACAACATAGTTGACAGTGCAATGACAGTGCTTTCCTCACGATTGGTAAAGAGAAGATACAaagggatgggggaggaagaCAGGATTGATTGAACATACATTGCGATAAATTCCCTTGGAAGAGGGTCTGTTCAGTTGAAGAGATGTACCTCCTTAGTGTGAAAATCACTGCAGAGATTTCAAAATGGCTGAGGTGTCTGAAGCTGCGTCGCCATTGGCACCGTATAACAACACATTTCACCGCACTTATCAAGCAGAAAACAATAGCAGTGGACTACCCCTGAACTCAGTGTTTAATGCCCTGCTGCAGTTGCTGGATATATTGGTCCCAAGCTTTCAGGTACATTTGGGCTCTATGCCTCATGGTCATTACCATGGTCAGCTTCCATTcaattaaacacacagacacaggcacacacactgacTTGTGCACACACTTACACTGGGTGCAGTTTCTATTGAGTAAGGGACCCCTGAATGATGGTCTCCCAACTCGCCAGAGGTATAATTatcaagtacacacacacacacacacacacacacaatctacttCCCCCacatactctctcacacacacatacacactctcttcCTCacaccccagcacacacacacacacaaacacactctttcccctcacacacagccagactcACCCATACACACGCTCTCTTCCTCACACCctggcatgcacacacgcacacacacacacacacacacacacacacacacacacacacacacacacacacacacacacacacacacacacaggaaagtaTTGATCTAAGGGGTTCCACTGGATTATGAAAAATGGTCCCCAGCCCTAATGGTTTGGCCTGAGATAGACTGCCTCTTCTGTTCTGAGCAAATAAAAAGGTGCAAACATGAGCAGAAAATATCAAATCTGTGTTAAATGTTGTCTTGGGTTGTCATTGCATCTACTAGAATTGATTAAGTGCTAAAATAGAGATATTATGGAGTAACGGGGCTTTCCTGACCGACAGATGGTTTCCCTGGGAGATGAAAATGTGAGTTTCTTTACTTTACAAGCACCACAGGACTGTGATTTTCTGTCAATAATCATGTGAGACTATCAAAAACATGCTCAGATAATTATCATAATCAAGGACACATCTGGCCTAGCTGAAATGCAACTATCTGAAGAGATAAAATATGGAGAATATTCACAGATCAAAGCAACATGACATTGACAGCTTTTTATCCCATTCAATGAAAATCTATTTGGGAGTATTAGAGACATTGTTGGCTGAGATAGAGGGTTTATGTCAATGTCAAGTGAGCCTATGTCCCCTTCTATGAGAGTTGGTGACCACACTTCAGTGCAGTTTGACTTAATTTGACCTTGACACCAttgcctgtctcctctctcctctaatcaGGTTCAGCCCCTGCATTAAGGCTATGTCCATTGTTACCAgatatagtgtttgtgtgtgtggtgtgtgtgtgtgtgtgtgtgtgtgtgtgtacatgcttcTGTGTTTATGCCTGTGTCTCTGTGCATGAGTCCCTATGCGGACTAGAGAATAGTTATAGGATGTCTGGCTGGGAGAATGTGTCCTATAACCTACAGGAATAGAGGATACATTGCTCATAACATTGGCTGCCACCCTTACTTCACTATCGCTACCATTATTGCCCGTTTCAAAACATGACAAATTGAGCTCACATTATAAAAGAGGATTTCAAACCAATGTATTAATGAAACTTTACATCTGCTCTTTATTCTAGAGTGAAATAGCATCATATGTGTTTCTTAG
Coding sequences within:
- the si:dkey-87k14.1 gene encoding leucine-rich repeat transmembrane protein FLRT2, with amino-acid sequence MELHPLRVWNKDWASFLRPWIPILLGLHMQFYRASGSSCPEECRCDRTFVYCNERSLTSVPLGIGEGYKTLYLHNNQINNAGFPSELHNVASVETVYLYGNQLDEFPINLPKNVRVLHLQENNIQTISRAALAQLLWLEELHLDDNSISTVGVEEGAFREAVSLKMLFLTKNHLSSVPIGLPEDLKELRLDENRIAVITEEALRNVTRLERLLLDGNLLTDEGVAPGTFQELVTLRELSLARNSLTYPPPLLPGDVLVKLNFQDNQMNEIPVTAFAGLRKLERLDISNNQLQSLTEGVFDGLVSLRQLTVRNNLWLCDCSINWVILWLKSLPVSLNVRGFMCQKPETVRGMVIRELNTELIQCPRSTTAALLPTHLPPTSPGLTTRFPPSSTGYPSDTESLSPPTRLPFSPTHNPPLLPSSPSRDGEQRTNLPPLDPERETLQIKFTILNGSAIHVSWVASFPVTAYKVTWAKMGPSLSGDTVRERMVGGEHRGIRLVNLKPKSTYRICVIPLDAFNNYRPKDDTVCSEAVTKPVSYGQGNNTGLPGPEQATQQDPSTPFLLAGLIGGAVIVVLVLLLSIFCWHMHKKGRSSSAKWKYNKGRRKDDYCEAGTKKDNSILEMTETSFQIASLNNEQLLKGDYRIQPIYTPNGGIGFRDCPLGSNSTVYCKNNVQADADFCRT